Proteins encoded by one window of Arachis hypogaea cultivar Tifrunner chromosome 1, arahy.Tifrunner.gnm2.J5K5, whole genome shotgun sequence:
- the LOC112698737 gene encoding protein FAR-RED IMPAIRED RESPONSE 1-like: MAAEQNNGGCATKHLTGSQAATRSTQDTSYEGDAYDPDQSMMEEDVPKVGMCFGTIEDANQFYQNYAKRVGFVTKIRFTRRVGKDKVPKNQMITCNREGKRKSRVSPIEKTNPRTNYNCPARISIRLNKEGLWIISKVCLDHSHPCDPEMAKLLTRNREMTMHMCRVIERNDEAGVRPSKTYQVLVGEAGGFSKINLMEKDVRNYLSRKVRNVTEEMDAREMLKYFTRMKEMNSDFYFDIELDQNKRLKTIFWADARSRAAYEYFGDIVSFDTTYKTNRYDMPFGSFVGVNHHGNSVLLGCGLLTKENSGSFTWLFNAWLTCMHGKAPKGIITDQCLGIRAGIENVMPETRHRLCIWHITKKIPEKFKRHKRYEELQSDLNNIVWESISEDDFQNQWEDFLIEYGLEDNKWLSDIYEERHRCVPIFLDNFFWAGMRSTQRSESMHSYFDKFINNKSLLIQFVKQYDNCLGWKEQQEREADVEDYKSIIPCATNSLIEKQFQGAYTNAKFKEVQKQFRKKANCILHLMKAVSTSKVYSILEDVSTSKERVYEVNYNAKTKDITCMCQMFESRGILCRHSLVVLGHERVREIPRRYILDRWSKLVKRRHSDIKSSHDPSLLNPKTERFDDLCSHSNSVAQFASQTKETSDILHRYLGMAMADCQKHVANSSSNVNELDNLLTSEDGGKDSGKDALSIFVGGCIISIQDIKSPPYVFTKGRLTNRLGSEKDKMIKKKTEAKKRKSEITEKEDNQHIGDIQSLPFNEQVHPILQDANYNVNEGFESDSMGASMGGFMSLLNSIHSYQFSNVD; this comes from the exons GATGTGCCCAAGGTTGGCATGTGTTTTGGAACCATTGAAGATGCAAATCAATTTTATCAGAATTATGCTAAGCGCGTTGGTTTTGTTACTAAGATAAGGTTTACCCGAAGAGTTGGTAAAGATAAGGTTCCTAAGAATCAAATGATCACTTGCAATAGGGAGGGAAAACGCAAGTCTAGAGTTTCACCAATAGAAAAGACCAACCCTAGAACCAACTACAATTGCCCTGCAAGGATTTCTATTAGGTTGAATAAGGAGGGTCTTTGGATTATATCGAAGGTGTGCTTGGATCATTCACATCCTTGTGATCCAGAGATGGCAAAACTGTTGACACGTAATAGAGAGATGACTATGCACATGTGTCGAGTCATTGAGAGGAATGATGAAGCAGGTGTGAGaccaagcaaaacatatcaaGTATTGGTGGGTGAAGCAGGAGGTTTTTCTAAGATAAACTTAATGGAAAAAGATGTTAGGAACTATCTCAGCAGAAAGGTACGCAATGTTACGGAAGAAATGGATGCTAGGGAGATGTTGAAGTATTTTACACGGATGAAGGAAATGAACtctgatttttattttgatattgaaCTTGATCAAAACAAGCGTCTCAAAACTATATTTTGGGCTGATGCTCGAAGTAGAGCAGCATATGAGTACTTCGGTGATATAGTTTCGTTTGATACTACTTATAAAACCAATCGTTACGATATGCCATTTGGTTCCTTTGTAGGGGTTAATCACCATGGTAACTCAGTACTTCTTGGGTGTGGTTTGTTGACTAAGGAAAATTCAGGCTCGTTTACTTGGTTATTTAATGCTTGGCTTACATGTATGCATGGAAAGGCTCCTAAAGGCATTATAACAGACCAATGCCTCGGAATACGAGCTGGAATTGAGAATGTGATGCCAGAGACACGTCATAGGTTATGCATTTGGCACATTACGAAAAAGATTCCAGAAAAATTTAAAAGACACAAGAGATATGAAGAGTTACAaagtgatttaaataatattgttTGGGAGTCTATTTCAGAAgatgattttcaaaatcaatggGAAGATTTTCTGATTGAATATGGTTTAGAAGATAACAAATGGCTATCAG ATATCTATGAAGAAAGACATCGATGTGTTCCAATTTTTCTTGACAACTTTTTTTGGGCTGGTATGAGATCCACACAACGAagtgagagcatgcattcatatTTTGACAAATTTATAAAtaacaagagcttgttgattcaatttgtcaaacaataTGACAATTGCCTTGGATGGAAAGAGCAACAAGAAAGGGAGGCTGATGTTGAAGACTATAAATCAATAATACCTTGTGCCACTAATTCCTTAATAGAGAAGCAATTTCAAGGTGCCTATACTAATGCAAAGTTTAAGGAAGTACAAAAGCAATTTAGAAAGAAAGCAAATTGTATTTTGCACCTTATGAAAGCAGTTTCTACATCTAAAGTCTATTCTATTTTGGAGGATGTATCTACTTCTAAAGAGAGGGTTTATGAAGTTAACTACAATGCGAAAACGAAGGATATTACATGCATGTGTCAAATGTTTGAATCAAGAGGCATATTATGCCGTCATAGCTTGGTTGTCTTAGGGCATGAACGCGTGAGAGAAATTCCAAGAAGATACATTTTGGACCGTTGGAGCAAACTTGTGAAGCGAAGACATAGTGATATTAAGAGCAGCCATGATCCAAGTTTGTTGAATCCAAAAACAGAGAGGTTTGATGATTTATGCTCCCATTCGAACAGTGTTGCTCAATTTGCATCCCAAACAAAggaaacaagtgatatcttacatCGTTATCTTGGTATGGCTATGGCGGACTGTCAAAAGCATGTTGCTAACTCATCATCTAATGTCAATGAGTTAGATAATTTGCTTACATCAGAAGATGGTGGTAAAGATAGTGGTAAAGATGCACTGTCCATTTTTGTAGGAGGCTGTATAATAAGCATTCAAGATATTAAAAGCCCTCCTTATGTGTTCACTAAGGGTCGTCTAACAAATAGGTTAGGATCTGAAAAAGACAAGATgataaaaaagaagaccgagGCAAAGAAGAGGAAAAGTGAGATAACCGAAAAAGAG GATAATCAACATATTGGAGATATTCAAAGTCTCCCTTTCAACGAACAGGTTCATCCAATA CTTCAAGATGCTAACTACAATGTTAATGAGGGATTTGAATCTGATTCAATGGGAGCATCAATGGGAGGATTCATGTCCTTATTGAACTCAATCCATTCATACCAATTCTCAAATGTCGATTGA